A window of the Mesorhizobium opportunistum WSM2075 genome harbors these coding sequences:
- a CDS encoding Crp/Fnr family transcriptional regulator gives MPAASANARQDLPHLARIDPSQFDLLFSGCKLERYAAGQHLFLQEDAADRIFGVMSGTVEISIYSPDGQKLVANIELSRSLVGEIGALDGRPRTATAICLTACELVSLSRTHLFDRIEKNPSLARAMIELLCARLRWVSGELGDQAFFGIEARLAKRLVFLEGVMADGAGWISISQSELGEFLGVTRESINKTLNDWRNRRVIAIRRGGLRISDAGALRRIAESQDDY, from the coding sequence ATGCCAGCCGCCAGTGCGAACGCCAGACAGGATCTGCCGCACCTGGCGCGCATCGACCCGAGCCAGTTCGACCTCCTTTTCAGCGGCTGCAAGCTCGAACGCTATGCCGCCGGCCAGCATCTGTTCCTCCAGGAAGACGCTGCCGACCGCATCTTCGGAGTGATGAGCGGCACAGTGGAGATCTCGATCTATTCACCGGATGGCCAGAAGCTGGTCGCCAATATCGAGTTGTCGCGCAGCTTGGTCGGAGAAATCGGCGCGCTCGATGGGCGCCCGCGCACGGCCACGGCGATATGCCTCACAGCATGCGAGCTGGTTTCGCTCAGCCGGACACATCTGTTTGATCGAATTGAGAAAAACCCATCCCTGGCGCGTGCCATGATCGAATTGTTATGTGCAAGGCTGCGCTGGGTCAGCGGCGAGCTCGGTGACCAGGCCTTTTTCGGTATCGAGGCGAGGCTGGCAAAACGACTGGTCTTTCTGGAGGGTGTCATGGCCGACGGCGCGGGCTGGATATCGATCTCACAATCCGAACTGGGTGAATTCCTTGGCGTCACCAGAGAGTCGATCAACAAGACACTCAACGATTGGCGCAACCGGCGGGTCATCGCCATCAGGCGCGGCGGCCTGCGCATATCGGACGCTGGCGCGCTTCGTCGCATTGCCGAGTCGCAAGACGACTACTGA